The following proteins are encoded in a genomic region of Xenopus laevis strain J_2021 chromosome 3L, Xenopus_laevis_v10.1, whole genome shotgun sequence:
- the LOC108710413 gene encoding extracellular calcium-sensing receptor has product MILVNMQLPYSFIWLIFFMIWVLSIIVEDVSASSDSKISCRLPSENITGYLSQEGDIIMGGTFTVHSDRVNRDINFTVKPPDIQCQSFAVEYYQTMRALIFAVEEINADPELLPNITLGFQIFDTCNTLRPAAQGTLSMLSGKNEITPNYHCYKGAPLAGIIGDSGSSRSILMAQILGLYRYPQISYFATNPTLSNRVLFPSFFRTIPSDEFQMRGLAQLVFHFGWSWVGLLANDDDYGQYGLQMAKQEIINGGACVAFTENILTGQPNRNAPHIVRVIKEATAKVVVVITFDSDFMIVVEEMLRQNLTGHIWIASESWATSVLLCKDRFNIVLAGTIGFAIHGGKMPNFTKYLNNLHPVKYLYDSLILEYWEQIFSCKWYSQNSLVIHRNNDSIKICTGNEKLESPLPGEDHRLSLNVYIAAYAMAWALQSLLHCTPGDGPFHKGACANISSFYPWHLYHYIKNVNFKTKNGRQVFFDARGNPPAIYDIVNWHLSAEGTLEQITVGSYDFSAADGKTLSIEDADIVWTNSKTQVPFSKCSPSCPSGFHKVILPGKPPCCYECARCPLGHISNQTDSVECHPCSWVMWPNLQQDRCLPRPTEFLSYEEPLGYTLAAISLLSSLIPLSILVIFICSKKTPIVRANNYSLSCLLLLSLFLCFLCSLGFIGYPQPKQCLLSQVAFGMIFDLCISCVLAKTITVVIAFTATRPGSKLRQWTGVKSSYSIIILSSFIQLCICGMWLIFSPPFSEHDTDSKPGFIIVNCNEGSPIAFWCMLGYLGLLASVSFIVAFLARRLPDSFNEAKFITFSMLAFLSVWVSFIPAYLSARGMYTVAMEVFAILSSSWAIVVCIFVPKCYIVLFRPNMNSREHLTIKSRGFIGYPQSEMCLLYQVAFGMGFALCISCVLAKTITVVIAFNATRQQIKKVDRAVHCIQLQLYYTLPPHLCEDSSPEKQGLIWSILDETI; this is encoded by the exons CTTTGCTGTTGAGTATTACCAGACCATGCGTGCCCTAATTTTTGCTGTGGAGGAGATTAATGCAGATCCTGAACTGCTTCCCAACATTACACTGGGCTTCCAGATTTTCGACACCTGCAACACCTTAAGACCAGCAGCACAAGGAACTCTTTCGATGCTTTCAGGAAAAAACGAAATCACTCCTAACTATCACTGTTACAAAGGGGCACCTCTTGCAGGTATCATTGGTGACTCTGGGTCTTCACGATCCATTCTCATGGCCCAGATTTTGGGGTTGTACCGATATCCCCAG ATTAGTTATTTTGCAACCAACCCAACTCTCAGCAACCGTGTCCTGTTTCCTTCTTTTTTCCGTACCATCCCAAGTGATGAATTTCAGATGAGAGGCCTGGCCCAGCTGGtctttcattttggttggtcttggGTTGGTCTCCTGGCTAATGATGATGACTATGGCCAATATGGGCTTCAGATGGCaaaacaagaaataattaatGGTGGAGCTTGTGTGGCCTTCACCGAAAATATCTTAACTGGTCAACCAAACAGAAATGCTCCCCATATTGTTCGGGTGATTAAGGAAGCAACTGCAAAGGTTGTGGTGGTGATAACATTTGATTCAGATTTTATGATTGTAGTGGAAGAGATGTTGAGGCAGAACTTAACTGGACATATTTGGATTGCCAGTGAATCTTGGGCAACTTCTGTTTTACTGTGTAAAGACAGATTCAATATTGTTTTAGCAGGCACAATTGGTTTTGCCATCCATGGTGGGAAAATGCCAAACTTCACTAAGTATCTCAACAATCTTCATCCAGTGAAATATCTGTATGATTCATTAATATTGGAATATTGGGAGCAGATCTTCTCTTGCAAATGGTACAGTCAGAATAGTTTAGTTATCCATAGAAACAATGACTCAATAAAAATATGTACAGGAAATGAAAAGCTGGAGAGCCCACTTCCTGGTGAAGACCATAGATTATCTCTCAATGTATACATTGCTGCATATGCAATGGCCTGGGCCCTGCAAAGCTTGTTACATTGTACACCAGGAGATGGCCCATTCCATAAAGGTGCCTGTGCCAACATCTCTTCATTTTATCCTTGGCAT CTttatcattatattaaaaatgttaacttCAAGACCAAAAatggaaggcaggtattttttgaTGCAAGGGGGAACCCCCCAGCCATTTATGACATTGTGAATTGGCATCTGAGTGCTGAAGGGACACTGGAGCAAATTACAGTTGGCAGTTACGACTTCAGTGCTGCTGATGGGAAAACCCTGAGTATAGAAGATGCTGACATTGTATGGACTAACAGCAAAACCCAG GTTCCATTTTCAAAGTGCAGCCCAAGCTGTCCTTCTGGATTTCATAAAGTTATACTTCCAGGAAAACCCCCTTGTTGTTATGAGTGTGCCCGGTGTCCCTTGGGACATATATCAAACCAAACag ATTCTGTAGAATGTCATCCATGTTCCTGGGTTATGTGGCCTAATCTACAACAGGACAGATGCTTGCCAAGACCTACAGAGTTCCTTTCTTATGAAGAACCATTGGGTTATACTTTAGCTGCCATTTCCCTCTTATCCTCTCTGATTCCACTTTCTATTTTGGTCATATTTATTTGTTCCAAAAAAACACCAATAGTCCGAGCCAACAACTATTCCCTTAGTTGCCTTCTCCTGCTTTCTCTGTTCCTTTGTTTCCTTTGCTCTTTAGGGTTCATTGGTTACCCACAACCTAAACAGTGTCTTCTAAGCCAGGTGGCATTTGGGATGATTTTTGATCTCTGTATTTCTTGTGTTCTGGCCAAAACCATCACTGTTGTCATTGCCTTCACTGCAACAAGGCCAGGAAGCAAGTTAAGACAATGGACAGGAGTAAAATCATCTTATAGCATTATTATACTTAGTTCCTTTATTCAGTTATGCATTTGTGGAATGTGGTTAATCTTCTCTCCTCCCTTTTCTGAACATGACACGGATAGCAAACCTGGATTCATCATTGTAAACTGCAATGAAGGGTCCCCGATTGCCTTTTGGTGCATGCTGGGATACCTTGGCCTCTTGGCCTCCGTAAGTTTCATTGTTGCCTTCTTGGCCAGACGACTCCCTGACAGTTTCAACGAAGCCAAATTTATCACATTCAGTATGTTggctttcctcagtgtctgggtGTCCTTTATCCCAGCCTATCTCAGTGCACGGGGCATGTATACTGTGGCAATGGAGGTCTTTGCCATTCTGTCTTCCAGCTGGGCAATAGTGGTTtgtatttttgtgccaaaatgttaCATTGTTTTGTTCAGACCCAACATGAACTCCAGAGAACATCTTACAATTAAAAGCAGAG GGTTCATTGGTTACCCACAGTCTGAAATGTGTCTTCTATACCAAGTGGCATTTGGGATGGGTTTTGCTCTCTGCATCTCCTGTGTTCTGGCCAAAACTATCACTGttgtcattgcctttaatgcaaccAGGCAGCAGATTAAGAAAGTGGACAGGG CtgtgcactgcatacagttacagttgtactacaccctgcctccacaccttTGTGAGGACTCATCTCCTGAGAAacaaggtctcatctggagcatacTAGATGAGACTATCTGA